Proteins encoded within one genomic window of Humulus lupulus chromosome 1, drHumLupu1.1, whole genome shotgun sequence:
- the LOC133795364 gene encoding pectinesterase inhibitor 6 yields MALKLRSQYSVVITLLVIFRVAILATAHNSRDDKYVRDACSVTRYRSLCIRSLAPFSSAAKDSPVIWARAGVSVTLSEAKGVALYLMKLNRNNNGTRSGRRNYYKAALSDCVELFENAVDELHQSLRVMRNLSKRTFGTQLGDLNTWLSAALTDADTCLEGLKRGRYANPIRAKVSRTSYTASNALALVNKLAATGVRNLPDP; encoded by the coding sequence ATGGCACTAAAACTTCGCAGTCAATATTCGGTCGTCATAACCCTGCTCGTGATATTTAGAGTAGCCATTCTCGCCACAGCACACAACAGCCGTGACGACAAGTACGTCCGGGACGCCTGCAGTGTGACGAGGTACCGCAGCCTCTGCATCCGCTCTCTGGCGCCATTCTCAAGCGCGGCCAAGGATAGCCCGGTTATTTGGGCTAGAGCCGGGGTCTCCGTGACCCTCAGCGAGGCCAAAGGCGTGGCGCTGTACCTGATGAAGCTCAATCGAAACAACAACGGGACGAGATCAGGAAGAAGAAATTACTACAAAGCTGCGCTGTCTGATTGCGTGGAGCTCTTCGAGAACGCCGTTGACGAGCTTCACCAGTCCCTTAGGGTGATGAGAAATCTGAGCAAGAGAACGTTCGGGACACAGTTGGGCGACCTAAACACTTGGCTGAGCGCGGCACTCACCGACGCGGACACGTGCTTGGAGGGCCTAAAGAGGGGAAGATATGCGAACCCAATACGGGCTAAGGTGTCAAGAACGAGTTATACTGCGAGTAATGCATTGGCTCTTGTTAACAAACTGGCTGCCACTGGTGTGCGCAACCTCCCTGATCCATAG